A portion of the Enterobacter sp. SA187 genome contains these proteins:
- the rlmB gene encoding 23S rRNA (guanosine(2251)-2'-O)-methyltransferase RlmB: protein MSEMIYGIHAVQALLERAPERFQEVFILKGREDKRLMPLIHALEAQGVPVQVASRQFLDEKSEGAVHQGIIARVKPGRQYQENDLPDLIASLDKPFFLILDGVTDPHNLGACLRSADAAGVHAVIVPKDRSAQLNATAKKVACGAAENVPLIRVTNLARTMRVLQEENIWIVGTAGEADHTLFQSKMTGAMALVMGAEGEGMRRLTREHCDELISIPMAGSVSSLNVSVATGICLFEAVRQRG from the coding sequence CACGCGGTGCAGGCACTGCTGGAACGCGCCCCTGAGCGCTTTCAGGAAGTTTTTATTCTGAAAGGACGCGAAGATAAGCGCCTGATGCCGCTGATCCATGCGCTGGAAGCGCAGGGCGTTCCGGTTCAGGTGGCCTCCCGTCAGTTTCTGGACGAGAAAAGCGAAGGCGCGGTACACCAGGGGATCATTGCGCGCGTGAAGCCGGGTCGTCAGTATCAGGAAAACGATCTGCCGGATCTGATCGCAAGCCTGGATAAGCCATTCTTCCTGATCCTTGATGGCGTCACCGATCCGCACAACCTCGGGGCCTGCCTGCGCAGCGCCGATGCGGCGGGCGTCCATGCGGTGATCGTGCCGAAAGACCGCTCTGCGCAGCTGAACGCGACGGCGAAAAAAGTCGCCTGTGGCGCAGCAGAAAACGTGCCGCTGATCCGCGTCACCAACCTGGCGCGCACCATGCGCGTATTGCAGGAAGAGAATATCTGGATCGTCGGCACGGCGGGCGAAGCGGACCACACCCTGTTCCAGAGCAAAATGACCGGCGCGATGGCGCTGGTGATGGGCGCGGAGGGCGAAGGTATGCGCCGTCTGACCCGCGAGCATTGCGATGAGCTGATCAGCATCCCGATGGCGGGCAGCGTCTCCTCGCTGAACGTGTCGGTGGCGACCGGCATCTGCCTGTTCGAAGCGGTACGCCAGCGCGGTTAA
- the glgX gene encoding glycogen debranching protein GlgX — MSNNNSFEILAGTSECLGANFDGEGVNFALFSAHAERVELCLFDQDGKTEIARLDLPEYTHEIWHGYVPGLQPGALYGYRVYGPYDPENGHRFNPNKLLLDPYARELAGDIEWNDAHFAYELLHEDKDLTFDTQDSAPFTPKCRVIDPNEFDWKDENRPNIPWSQTVLYETHVKGFTQLNSAIPEELRGTYEGMGHPATVEYIKSLGVTSVELLPVHWFPDDQHLLDKGLKNFWGYNTLGFFAPASRYFGPNGIQGFRDMVRAYHDAGIEVILDVVYNHTAEGNELGPTLSFKGIDNFSYYRTMPDQHRYYINDTGTGNTVNTSHPRVLQMIMDSLRYWAESMHIDGFRFDLGTILGREPEGFDQRGGFFDAIMQDPVLSKLKLIGEPWDIGPGGYQVGGFPPGWAEWNDKYRDTVREYWKGVNVSTDFAARLLGSGDIYDLRGRRPWSSVNFITAHDGFTLNDLVSYNEKHNDDNGEDNNDGHNDNRSYNYGAEGPTDDEGINNVRERQKRNFLTTLFLSHGSPMLLAGDEFGRSQMGNNNGYCQDSEISWVHWDNLPESSEALREFTRHLIKMRAKQPLLRRESWRDGTEIKWFNAGGGYQQPEQWDEGSTLGVSLTRHDLHDEEGLWHEVLVLFNPFEGNVPFLIPQSTDEGWMLELTTSDTAKRGLIITKEKEFELEGRSIALFRRP, encoded by the coding sequence ATGTCTAACAATAATAGCTTTGAAATTCTGGCGGGAACCAGCGAATGTCTTGGCGCCAATTTTGATGGCGAGGGTGTCAACTTTGCGCTTTTCTCTGCACACGCAGAACGGGTTGAACTCTGTCTGTTTGATCAGGACGGGAAAACCGAGATCGCCCGCCTGGATCTGCCGGAATATACCCATGAAATCTGGCACGGTTACGTGCCTGGTCTGCAACCCGGCGCGCTCTACGGCTATCGCGTTTATGGTCCCTACGATCCGGAAAACGGCCATCGTTTTAACCCCAACAAGCTGCTGCTCGATCCCTATGCCCGTGAGCTGGCGGGGGACATCGAGTGGAATGACGCGCATTTCGCCTACGAGCTGCTGCACGAAGATAAAGATCTGACCTTTGATACCCAGGACAGCGCGCCCTTTACGCCAAAATGCCGCGTCATCGATCCCAATGAATTCGACTGGAAAGATGAAAACCGTCCAAACATTCCGTGGTCGCAAACGGTGCTCTATGAAACCCATGTGAAGGGCTTTACGCAGCTCAATTCCGCCATTCCGGAAGAACTGCGCGGTACCTATGAAGGCATGGGCCATCCGGCGACGGTGGAGTACATCAAGAGCCTGGGCGTGACCTCGGTGGAACTGCTGCCGGTGCACTGGTTCCCGGACGATCAGCATCTGCTGGATAAGGGGCTGAAGAACTTCTGGGGCTATAACACCCTCGGTTTCTTCGCGCCGGCTTCGCGCTATTTCGGCCCTAACGGCATTCAGGGTTTCCGCGACATGGTGCGCGCGTACCACGATGCGGGCATCGAAGTGATCCTCGACGTGGTGTACAACCATACGGCAGAGGGTAATGAACTCGGCCCGACGCTCTCCTTTAAGGGCATCGACAACTTCTCTTACTACCGCACCATGCCGGATCAGCATCGTTATTACATCAACGATACCGGCACCGGCAACACCGTCAACACCTCGCATCCGCGCGTATTGCAGATGATCATGGATTCCCTGCGTTACTGGGCAGAATCGATGCATATCGACGGTTTTCGCTTCGACTTAGGCACCATTCTCGGTCGTGAACCGGAAGGTTTTGACCAGCGCGGCGGCTTCTTTGATGCCATTATGCAGGATCCGGTGCTGTCGAAACTGAAGCTGATCGGCGAGCCCTGGGATATCGGACCGGGCGGCTATCAGGTGGGCGGCTTCCCGCCGGGCTGGGCGGAATGGAACGATAAATACCGCGATACGGTGCGTGAATACTGGAAAGGCGTCAATGTCTCCACCGACTTTGCCGCGCGTCTGTTAGGCTCCGGCGATATTTACGATCTGCGCGGCCGCCGTCCGTGGTCGAGCGTCAACTTTATCACCGCCCACGACGGCTTCACGCTGAACGATCTGGTGTCCTATAACGAGAAGCACAACGACGATAACGGCGAAGACAATAACGACGGCCATAACGATAACCGCTCCTATAACTATGGCGCGGAAGGCCCGACGGACGACGAAGGCATCAACAACGTGCGTGAACGGCAGAAGCGTAACTTCCTCACCACGCTGTTCCTGTCCCACGGTTCGCCAATGCTGCTGGCAGGGGATGAGTTTGGCCGCAGTCAGATGGGTAACAATAACGGCTACTGCCAGGACAGCGAGATTTCCTGGGTTCACTGGGATAACCTGCCGGAAAGCAGTGAGGCGCTGCGCGAGTTCACCCGTCATCTGATCAAAATGCGCGCGAAGCAGCCGCTGTTGCGCCGTGAAAGCTGGCGCGACGGCACGGAGATCAAGTGGTTCAACGCCGGTGGCGGCTATCAGCAGCCGGAGCAGTGGGATGAAGGCTCGACGCTGGGCGTTTCACTGACCCGCCACGATTTGCATGATGAAGAAGGCCTGTGGCACGAAGTGCTGGTGCTGTTTAACCCGTTCGAAGGTAACGTGCCCTTCCTGATCCCGCAGTCCACGGATGAGGGCTGGATGCTGGAGCTGACCACGTCCGATACCGCCAAACGCGGGCTGATCATTACCAAAGAGAAGGAATTCGAACTGGAAGGCCGCAGTATCGCGCTGTTCAGAAGGCCGTAA
- the treY gene encoding malto-oligosyltrehalose synthase: MSIPTSTYRIQFRNGMTFDRAAALVPYLKRLGISHLYASPVFTATSGSTHGYDVTDANEIDPTIGGREGFDRMAQALKAAGLGLILDIVPNHMAASLENPWWRDVIEHGEDSRYARHFDIDWSRRLTLPFLGDTFEAVLANDEISVKPDPKTGRPALAYFDNFYPLTPASWQGREAEVLALTDKADIAALHDQQPWRLMSWRDAPRDLSYRRFFEITGLAGVRVEDDTVFDDTHRLILELVHSGAVDGLRVDHVDGLADPQAYLARLRETAGPECYITVEKILGKGEHIPEDWPISGTTGYEFIAALSDVLVDDDKLDALRQAYDEAVGKPVDMKAELRAAKLLMADRNFEGEFTTLLRLAMEIAATQNRTLDESLVRAALRELLVAFPVYRTYGTASGLPQASQQLLQKVVARVKNSDYAPDTEALDFVAGILASADPAAATFRTRFQQLTGPLMAKSVEDTLFFRQHLDLALNEVGAEPLPRVFSLDRFHAEMKTRLERQPDALSGTSTHDTKRGEDARARLYTLTEAPEEWAAHVARWHQMNDSKVTVLFDGPTPKPELAWMLYQALAGVWPVTLTPQDTAGLAALEERFIPFVEKALREAKLRTDWADSNDVYETVVLDYARHLLSPDNQAFLEDFYQTLQPFVRAGLVNSLTQTVIKLTAPGVPDIYQGSETLNFSLVDPDNRREPDFAALEQHLFSDDEPVPTSEADWMSGALKQQVITHVLHYRQRKPDLFRRGDYVPLAAKGDNADHLIAFARQQGNDALIVIAPRLVLPMQQASDALTAPQRWPQTAVNLPAALANRRYRDLLTGEEVALTDQIHLENVDCCSSVIYVTI, translated from the coding sequence GTGAGTATCCCAACCTCGACTTACCGTATTCAGTTCCGCAACGGCATGACCTTTGATCGTGCCGCCGCGCTGGTGCCCTACCTGAAACGGCTCGGCATCAGCCATCTCTATGCTTCACCGGTGTTTACCGCCACCAGCGGCTCAACCCACGGCTACGACGTGACCGACGCCAACGAAATCGATCCGACCATTGGCGGGCGCGAAGGCTTTGACCGCATGGCGCAGGCGCTGAAAGCCGCCGGTCTGGGTTTGATCCTCGATATCGTGCCGAACCATATGGCCGCCTCGCTGGAAAATCCCTGGTGGCGCGATGTGATCGAACATGGCGAAGACAGCCGTTACGCGCGGCATTTCGATATCGACTGGTCGCGCCGCCTGACCCTGCCGTTCCTCGGCGATACCTTTGAAGCGGTGCTGGCGAACGATGAGATCAGCGTCAAGCCCGATCCAAAAACCGGCCGTCCGGCGCTGGCCTATTTCGACAACTTTTACCCGCTGACGCCCGCCAGCTGGCAGGGGCGCGAAGCGGAGGTGCTGGCGCTGACCGACAAGGCTGACATCGCCGCGCTGCACGATCAGCAGCCGTGGCGGTTAATGTCCTGGCGCGATGCGCCGCGCGATCTCTCCTACCGCCGCTTCTTTGAGATCACCGGGCTGGCCGGGGTGCGCGTGGAAGACGACACCGTATTTGATGATACCCACCGGCTGATCCTCGAACTGGTGCATTCCGGCGCGGTGGACGGACTGCGGGTGGATCATGTGGATGGCCTTGCGGATCCGCAGGCCTATCTGGCGCGGCTGCGTGAGACCGCCGGACCGGAGTGCTACATCACCGTCGAAAAAATCCTCGGCAAGGGCGAGCACATTCCGGAAGACTGGCCGATCTCCGGCACCACCGGCTATGAGTTTATTGCCGCACTCTCGGACGTGCTGGTGGATGACGATAAGCTGGACGCGCTGCGCCAGGCCTACGACGAGGCGGTCGGCAAACCGGTGGACATGAAAGCCGAGCTGCGCGCCGCCAAGCTGCTGATGGCGGATCGCAATTTCGAAGGGGAATTCACCACCCTGCTGCGCCTGGCGATGGAGATCGCCGCCACGCAAAACCGCACGCTGGATGAAAGCCTGGTGCGCGCCGCCCTGCGCGAACTGCTGGTGGCCTTCCCGGTTTACCGTACCTATGGCACCGCCAGCGGCCTGCCGCAGGCCAGCCAGCAACTGCTGCAAAAAGTGGTTGCGCGGGTAAAAAACAGCGATTACGCCCCGGATACCGAAGCGCTTGATTTCGTGGCGGGCATTCTTGCCAGCGCTGATCCGGCTGCCGCCACTTTCCGCACCCGTTTCCAGCAGCTTACCGGGCCGCTGATGGCAAAATCGGTGGAAGACACGCTGTTCTTCCGTCAGCACCTGGATCTGGCCCTTAACGAAGTGGGCGCTGAACCGTTACCGCGCGTCTTCTCCCTCGACCGTTTCCACGCCGAGATGAAAACCCGTCTTGAACGGCAGCCGGATGCGCTGTCGGGCACCTCAACCCATGACACCAAACGCGGTGAGGATGCCCGCGCACGGCTCTATACCCTCACCGAAGCGCCGGAGGAATGGGCGGCGCACGTGGCACGCTGGCATCAGATGAACGACAGCAAAGTCACCGTGCTGTTCGATGGCCCGACGCCAAAACCGGAACTCGCCTGGATGCTGTATCAGGCGCTGGCGGGCGTCTGGCCGGTGACGCTGACGCCCCAGGACACCGCCGGTTTAGCGGCGCTGGAAGAACGCTTTATTCCGTTTGTGGAAAAGGCGCTGCGTGAAGCGAAGCTGCGCACTGACTGGGCCGACAGCAACGACGTCTATGAAACCGTGGTGCTCGACTATGCCCGTCATCTGCTCTCCCCGGACAACCAGGCTTTCCTGGAAGATTTTTACCAGACGCTGCAACCCTTTGTCCGCGCGGGCCTGGTCAACAGTCTGACCCAGACGGTGATCAAGCTTACCGCTCCCGGCGTGCCGGATATTTATCAGGGCAGCGAAACCCTCAACTTCAGCCTTGTGGATCCAGATAACCGCCGCGAGCCGGACTTTGCCGCTCTTGAGCAGCATCTGTTCAGCGATGACGAGCCTGTGCCGACGTCAGAAGCGGACTGGATGAGCGGCGCGCTCAAGCAACAGGTGATCACCCATGTGCTGCATTATCGCCAGCGTAAACCCGATCTGTTCCGCCGTGGCGACTATGTGCCGCTGGCGGCAAAAGGCGATAACGCCGATCACCTGATCGCCTTCGCCCGTCAGCAGGGTAATGATGCGCTGATCGTCATCGCGCCGCGACTGGTGCTGCCAATGCAGCAGGCGAGCGACGCGCTGACTGCCCCGCAACGATGGCCACAGACGGCGGTCAACCTGCCTGCGGCCCTGGCTAACCGTCGTTATCGCGATCTTCTTACCGGAGAAGAAGTGGCGCTTACCGACCAGATCCACCTTGAAAATGTCGATTGCTGTTCGTCTGTCATATACGTAACCATATGA
- the treZ gene encoding malto-oligosyltrehalose trehalohydrolase translates to MSSRTFTKSWGAEYTEANGVRFRLWASGHPRVMLRLAGEDKEMNAVGDGWFELTVPGVAPGAEYQYVLPDGMAVPDPASRAQKADVNGPSLVVDPAHYAWQNTDWQGRAWEESVVYEMHIGTFTPEGTFRAAIDKLPYLAQTGITMIEVLPVSQFGGNRGWGYDGVLLYAPHAAYGSPDDFKAFIDAAHGHGLSVVLDIVLNHFGPEGNYLPLLSPEFFHKERHTPWGAGIAYDVDAARRYMLEAPLYWLEEYNLDGLRFDAIDQIEDTSEKHLLIEIAERIRKRITDRPVHLTTEDCRNVTFLHPREKDGSVPLFTGEWNDDFHNAVHVFATGETHAYYQDFAREPEKLVARTLAEGFAYQGEVSVQSGEPRGVKSTDQPPTAFVDFIQNHDQTGNRAQGDRLISLAGAERTRVLLAMLLLSPHIPLLFMGEEYGETRPFLFFTDFHGDLAKAVREGRAKEFEGHAGHEGESVPDPNAEQTFARSKLDWQKLDTPEGEEWLAFTQALLDVRKQYIVPLLATAGGNSGKVVETAEGYLAVSWRFPQGTLSMALNISDRHQPLPDQPGETIYVWRSPAADLPPDSIIVRLAPGDVS, encoded by the coding sequence ATGTCGTCCAGGACCTTTACGAAGAGTTGGGGGGCCGAATACACAGAGGCCAATGGCGTGCGTTTTCGTCTGTGGGCTTCCGGTCACCCGAGGGTAATGCTCCGGCTTGCCGGGGAAGACAAAGAAATGAACGCGGTGGGCGACGGCTGGTTTGAACTGACGGTGCCGGGCGTCGCGCCGGGCGCGGAATACCAGTATGTGCTGCCTGACGGCATGGCGGTGCCGGATCCCGCCTCCCGCGCGCAAAAAGCCGATGTGAACGGCCCGTCGCTGGTCGTCGATCCGGCACACTATGCCTGGCAGAACACCGACTGGCAGGGCCGGGCATGGGAAGAAAGCGTGGTGTACGAAATGCACATCGGCACCTTTACGCCGGAGGGCACTTTCCGCGCCGCCATCGACAAACTGCCGTACCTCGCGCAAACCGGCATCACCATGATCGAAGTGCTGCCCGTCTCGCAGTTTGGCGGCAACCGCGGCTGGGGCTATGACGGCGTGCTGCTGTACGCCCCCCATGCGGCCTATGGTTCGCCGGACGATTTCAAGGCCTTTATCGACGCCGCCCACGGCCACGGGCTGTCGGTGGTGCTGGATATTGTGCTTAACCATTTCGGGCCGGAAGGCAACTATCTGCCGCTGCTGTCGCCGGAGTTCTTCCATAAAGAGCGCCATACGCCCTGGGGCGCAGGCATCGCCTATGATGTGGACGCTGCCCGCCGCTATATGCTGGAAGCGCCGCTCTACTGGCTGGAAGAGTACAACCTCGACGGCCTGCGCTTTGACGCCATCGATCAGATCGAAGATACCTCAGAGAAACATCTGCTGATTGAGATCGCCGAACGCATCCGCAAGCGCATCACCGATCGGCCAGTGCATCTGACCACGGAAGACTGCCGTAACGTCACCTTCCTGCATCCGCGCGAAAAAGACGGTTCGGTGCCGCTGTTTACCGGCGAATGGAACGATGATTTCCACAATGCCGTGCACGTCTTCGCCACCGGCGAAACCCACGCCTATTACCAGGATTTTGCCCGCGAGCCGGAAAAGCTGGTGGCGCGTACGCTGGCGGAAGGCTTTGCCTATCAGGGTGAAGTTTCGGTGCAGTCCGGCGAGCCGCGCGGCGTGAAAAGTACCGACCAGCCGCCGACCGCCTTTGTGGATTTCATCCAGAATCATGACCAGACCGGCAACCGCGCCCAGGGCGACCGTCTGATTTCCCTGGCGGGCGCAGAGCGCACCCGCGTGCTGCTGGCGATGCTGCTGTTATCGCCGCATATCCCGCTGCTGTTTATGGGGGAAGAGTACGGCGAAACCAGGCCGTTCCTGTTCTTCACCGATTTCCATGGCGATCTGGCGAAAGCGGTGCGGGAAGGCCGCGCGAAAGAGTTTGAAGGCCATGCGGGTCATGAAGGCGAAAGCGTGCCGGATCCTAATGCGGAGCAGACCTTTGCCCGTTCAAAACTTGACTGGCAGAAGCTGGACACGCCGGAAGGCGAGGAGTGGCTGGCCTTTACCCAGGCGCTGCTGGATGTGCGTAAGCAGTATATTGTCCCGCTGCTGGCAACGGCGGGCGGCAACAGCGGTAAGGTGGTGGAGACGGCTGAAGGTTATCTCGCCGTCAGCTGGCGCTTCCCGCAGGGTACGCTCTCCATGGCGCTCAATATCAGCGACCGGCACCAGCCGCTGCCGGATCAACCCGGCGAGACCATCTATGTCTGGCGCTCCCCGGCGGCGGATCTGCCGCCTGATTCCATTATTGTCCGTCTTGCCCCGGGAGATGTATCGTGA
- a CDS encoding isovaleryl-CoA dehydrogenase has protein sequence MRWQTHTVFNQPLPLNNSNLFLSDASLRDAVAREGAGWDTELLASIGQQLGTAESLELGRLANVNPPELLRYDATGERLDDVRCHPAWHLLMQGLCANRVHNLAWEDEARAGSFVARAARFVLHAQVEAGTLCPVTMTFAATPLLQQTLPAPFRDWLKPLLSDRYDPHVLPGAQKRGLLIGMGMTEKQGGSDVLSNTTRAEKSGDVYRLVGHKWFFSVPQSDAHLVLAQASGGLSCFFVPRFLPDGTRNGVRLERLKDKLGNRSNASSEVEFHDACGWLLGEEGDGVRQILKMGGLTRVDCALGSHGLMRRAFSVALYHAHQRQAFGKNLVEQPLMRDVLSRMALQLEGQTAFLFHLAGALDHRTDPEAALWARLFTPVAKFAVCKAGIPFVAEAMEVLGGIGYCEESELPRLYREMPVNSIWEGSGNIMCLDVLRVLAKQHGVMDLLTQAFGEVKGQDRHYDRAWRQLQRLLRKPQEARAREIAQQLYRLAAGAQMLRHASPPLAQAWCQMMLDTRGGALINEQVQNHLLSRATGGVG, from the coding sequence ATGCGCTGGCAAACCCACACCGTTTTTAATCAGCCGTTGCCGCTCAATAACAGCAATCTTTTTCTTTCAGACGCCTCGCTGCGTGACGCCGTGGCCCGTGAAGGCGCGGGCTGGGACACCGAGCTGCTGGCAAGTATCGGTCAACAACTGGGCACGGCGGAGTCTCTTGAACTGGGGCGTTTAGCTAACGTTAACCCACCCGAACTGCTGCGCTATGACGCCACCGGCGAGCGTCTGGACGATGTACGTTGCCACCCGGCCTGGCACCTGCTGATGCAGGGGCTGTGCGCCAACCGGGTACATAATCTGGCGTGGGAAGATGAGGCGCGGGCGGGATCGTTCGTCGCCCGCGCGGCGCGCTTTGTGCTGCATGCGCAGGTGGAGGCGGGCACCCTTTGCCCGGTAACCATGACCTTTGCCGCCACGCCGCTGCTGCAACAGACGCTGCCCGCGCCGTTTCGCGACTGGTTAAAACCGCTGTTAAGCGATCGCTACGATCCGCATGTCTTACCCGGCGCGCAAAAACGCGGCCTGTTGATCGGCATGGGAATGACGGAAAAGCAGGGCGGATCCGACGTGCTGAGCAATACCACGCGGGCGGAAAAAAGCGGTGATGTTTACCGGCTGGTGGGCCATAAATGGTTTTTCTCGGTGCCGCAAAGTGATGCGCATCTGGTGCTGGCGCAGGCCAGCGGCGGTCTGTCCTGCTTCTTCGTGCCGCGTTTTCTGCCGGACGGCACGCGCAACGGCGTACGCCTTGAGCGGCTGAAAGACAAGCTCGGCAACCGCTCGAACGCCAGCAGCGAAGTGGAATTCCATGACGCCTGCGGCTGGCTGCTGGGCGAGGAGGGGGACGGCGTACGGCAGATACTCAAGATGGGCGGACTGACGCGCGTTGACTGCGCGCTGGGCAGCCACGGCCTGATGCGCCGCGCCTTTTCCGTGGCGCTCTATCATGCGCACCAGCGCCAGGCGTTCGGCAAAAATCTGGTCGAGCAGCCGCTGATGCGTGACGTGCTCAGCCGGATGGCGTTACAGCTGGAAGGGCAGACCGCGTTTCTGTTCCATCTGGCGGGCGCGCTGGATCACCGCACCGATCCCGAGGCGGCGCTGTGGGCGCGACTGTTCACGCCGGTGGCGAAATTCGCCGTCTGTAAGGCAGGTATTCCTTTTGTGGCGGAAGCGATGGAAGTGCTTGGCGGCATTGGTTATTGCGAGGAGAGTGAACTGCCGCGCCTGTACCGCGAAATGCCGGTCAACAGCATCTGGGAAGGTTCCGGGAATATCATGTGTCTGGACGTGCTGCGCGTGCTTGCAAAACAGCATGGCGTAATGGATCTGCTGACGCAGGCGTTCGGCGAGGTGAAGGGCCAGGATCGGCATTACGACCGCGCCTGGCGGCAGTTGCAGCGGCTGCTGCGCAAACCTCAGGAAGCCCGGGCCCGGGAGATCGCGCAACAGCTTTACCGGCTGGCGGCCGGGGCGCAGATGCTGCGCCACGCATCGCCGCCGCTGGCGCAGGCCTGGTGTCAGATGATGCTGGATACCCGTGGCGGCGCGCTGATAAACGAGCAGGTGCAGAATCACCTGCTGTCGCGCGCCACGGGCGGCGTGGGTTAA
- a CDS encoding methyl-accepting chemotaxis protein, translating into MNASFRHAGLGTRLSLMTGVSVAVLFLLFTFLMSRNASQQLETLAVEDLHSQSTGVVDMVEMFNTSLSEEVESYTRLFTSFIPQPISVDTTQTRTIQGITVPLLKGGEIELHENNAVPDDFLNRTGAIATLFVRSGDDFVRVATSLRKENGDRAIGTKLDSASPALAPVMRGEAYRGLALLFGKRYITQYQPVKDASGNIIAILFVGVDISRSWGIMRDKILQRRLGESGHFYVLDRNAGKNYGNYLFHPREEGKRPQWDDATQKALLGSESGTLARTDADGRTRMMSWIALPGWNWTIVGEVDKAVLLRDVNTMRNQFLIAGVVISLLFAALFVVIIRRWLTRPLRDVIQLAQHYASGDLRATLAVKSKDEVGQLIEAINGIGHGLQNMVHQVREAAGEINQGTTTLAADSGEITEQINKQASSVEETSASMEQLAATVQQTAENMDQTQRLVHDTSGAVQQGGQTVSRAVATMNDIRDASQRIAAITQVIESIAFQTNILALNAAVEAARAGEHGKGFAVVAQEVRALAARSAQAVKEIEELIADTLAKVSEGHALSEQTQKAMSAIIDHMGNINQLVTEINHASREQSAGIGQVNLAMTHIGEATHITADRASRSEDIARTLREKGSHLSQLVSLFRL; encoded by the coding sequence ATGAACGCGTCTTTTCGCCATGCCGGTCTGGGCACCAGGCTTTCTCTGATGACAGGCGTGAGCGTTGCTGTGCTTTTCCTGTTGTTCACCTTCCTGATGAGTCGTAACGCCAGCCAACAGCTCGAAACCCTCGCCGTTGAAGATCTTCACAGTCAGTCCACCGGTGTAGTGGATATGGTCGAGATGTTCAATACCAGCCTCAGTGAAGAAGTTGAGAGCTACACGCGTTTATTCACCAGTTTTATTCCGCAGCCGATCAGCGTGGATACCACGCAAACCCGTACTATTCAGGGCATAACGGTGCCGCTGCTAAAAGGCGGCGAAATTGAGCTGCACGAAAATAATGCCGTACCGGACGATTTTCTGAACCGTACCGGCGCTATTGCGACGCTGTTCGTGCGCAGCGGCGATGATTTCGTGCGCGTGGCGACCTCGCTGCGTAAAGAAAACGGCGATCGCGCCATCGGCACGAAGCTGGACAGCGCCAGCCCGGCGCTGGCTCCCGTCATGCGCGGCGAGGCCTATCGCGGCCTGGCATTGCTGTTCGGCAAACGCTATATCACCCAGTATCAGCCGGTAAAAGACGCCAGCGGCAATATCATCGCCATTCTCTTCGTCGGCGTGGATATCAGCCGTTCCTGGGGCATCATGCGCGATAAGATCCTGCAACGTCGTCTCGGCGAGAGCGGACATTTCTACGTGCTGGATCGCAACGCCGGTAAAAATTATGGCAATTACCTGTTCCATCCGCGTGAAGAAGGCAAGCGCCCGCAGTGGGATGACGCCACGCAGAAAGCGCTGCTCGGCAGTGAGTCCGGCACGCTGGCGCGCACCGACGCTGATGGCCGTACGCGGATGATGTCGTGGATCGCCCTGCCCGGCTGGAACTGGACGATTGTCGGAGAAGTGGACAAAGCCGTGCTGCTGCGCGATGTGAACACCATGCGCAATCAGTTCCTGATCGCCGGAGTGGTGATCTCGCTGCTGTTTGCCGCGCTCTTTGTGGTGATCATCCGCCGCTGGCTGACCCGCCCGCTGCGGGATGTTATTCAGCTGGCGCAGCACTATGCCTCGGGTGATTTACGCGCCACGCTGGCAGTGAAAAGCAAGGATGAAGTGGGCCAGCTGATCGAGGCCATTAACGGCATCGGTCACGGTCTGCAAAACATGGTGCATCAGGTACGCGAAGCCGCAGGTGAGATTAATCAGGGCACCACCACCCTGGCTGCCGACAGCGGAGAGATCACCGAGCAGATCAACAAGCAGGCCAGCAGCGTGGAAGAAACCTCCGCCAGCATGGAACAGCTGGCGGCCACGGTACAGCAAACCGCGGAAAACATGGATCAGACCCAGCGTCTGGTGCATGACACCTCCGGCGCTGTACAGCAGGGCGGCCAGACCGTCAGCCGCGCGGTGGCGACCATGAATGATATTCGTGACGCCTCCCAGCGTATCGCCGCCATTACTCAGGTCATTGAATCCATTGCCTTCCAGACCAACATTCTGGCGCTGAACGCCGCCGTGGAAGCGGCGCGGGCAGGCGAGCATGGCAAAGGGTTCGCCGTGGTGGCGCAGGAAGTGCGGGCGCTGGCGGCGCGCAGTGCGCAGGCGGTGAAAGAGATCGAGGAGCTGATCGCCGATACGCTGGCGAAAGTGTCGGAAGGCCACGCCCTGTCGGAACAGACGCAGAAGGCGATGTCGGCGATCATCGATCATATGGGCAACATTAATCAGCTGGTGACCGAGATTAACCACGCCTCACGTGAACAGTCTGCCGGTATCGGCCAGGTGAATCTGGCGATGACGCACATTGGCGAAGCCACGCACATCACCGCCGATCGTGCATCACGCAGTGAAGATATTGCCCGCACGCTGCGGGAAAAAGGCAGCCATCTGAGTCAGCTGGTCAGCCTGTTCCGCCTTTAA
- the yjfN gene encoding DUF1471 family protease activator YjfN: protein MKRSLALTTLLLSLGLVSTTAQSAEFASADCVTGLNEIGLISVNNVYGSAQDVERVIAFKADEQGASWYRIIAMQEDRRADNWRVQAILYA, encoded by the coding sequence ATGAAACGATCGCTTGCCTTAACCACGCTGCTGCTCTCACTGGGTTTAGTGAGCACAACGGCGCAGTCCGCCGAATTCGCCAGTGCCGATTGCGTCACCGGGCTTAATGAAATCGGCCTGATCTCAGTAAATAATGTTTATGGCAGTGCACAGGATGTGGAACGGGTCATCGCCTTTAAGGCGGATGAGCAGGGCGCGTCCTGGTATCGCATTATTGCGATGCAGGAGGATCGACGGGCCGATAACTGGCGCGTGCAGGCCATACTTTATGCCTAG